A window from Pseudomonas alloputida encodes these proteins:
- a CDS encoding Ldh family oxidoreductase, translating into MIQTTLYNVQALTTFVEQLFMKAGADVDVAQVVTRVLLEGELLGHRTHGLNLVSRYIDGMLSGQVKARAQALEQVADSGVSSLFDGHYVLGPYCVSRALDCAAAGAIKQGIGIAVVRRAAHIGCLAAYLKPYTDQGLLAIVYSSDPSVGLVCAHGGIDPVFTPNPIAAGIPTQGEPILLDVSMSTVTLGLVGQCRDAGRRLPHPVLVSNDGQLSDDPGDFFTRPQGSILPLGGQAFGHKGFALALLVEALTSGLAGRGRKDAPDQWGASATALVIDPRMFGGLEAFLDETSFLGGLVLASRPLDPERPVRLPGQAGLALRRQALEQGVSLSPQLIADLERVAGQLQLPGLFQ; encoded by the coding sequence ATGATTCAAACCACACTGTACAACGTGCAAGCGCTTACCACGTTTGTCGAGCAACTGTTCATGAAAGCCGGAGCCGACGTGGACGTCGCCCAGGTAGTGACCCGGGTGTTGCTAGAAGGCGAGCTGCTCGGCCACCGTACCCATGGCCTCAACCTGGTCAGCCGCTACATCGACGGCATGCTCAGCGGCCAGGTCAAGGCCCGCGCGCAGGCGCTGGAACAGGTCGCCGACAGTGGTGTTTCCAGCCTGTTCGACGGCCACTACGTGTTGGGGCCCTATTGCGTCAGCCGGGCACTGGATTGCGCGGCCGCGGGCGCGATCAAGCAGGGCATCGGTATTGCGGTAGTACGCCGCGCTGCCCATATCGGCTGCCTGGCCGCCTACCTCAAGCCATACACCGACCAAGGGTTGCTGGCCATCGTCTACTCGTCGGATCCGTCGGTGGGGCTGGTCTGTGCTCATGGCGGCATCGACCCGGTGTTCACCCCCAACCCGATTGCTGCCGGTATCCCGACCCAGGGTGAGCCGATCCTGCTGGATGTCAGCATGTCCACCGTCACCCTCGGCCTGGTCGGCCAATGCCGCGATGCCGGCCGGCGTCTGCCGCACCCTGTGCTGGTGAGCAATGACGGGCAGCTCAGCGATGACCCGGGCGATTTCTTTACCCGCCCGCAAGGCAGCATCCTGCCGCTCGGCGGCCAGGCCTTTGGCCACAAAGGTTTTGCCCTTGCGCTGTTGGTCGAAGCCCTCACCTCGGGGCTGGCCGGCCGTGGGCGCAAGGATGCACCGGATCAGTGGGGCGCCTCGGCCACTGCGCTGGTGATTGACCCGCGCATGTTCGGCGGCCTGGAGGCGTTCCTCGACGAAACCAGCTTCCTGGGGGGATTGGTTCTGGCAAGCCGCCCGCTAGACCCCGAACGCCCGGTACGCCTGCCCGGGCAAGCAGGCCTTGCCCTGCGTCGACAGGCCTTGGAGCAGGGCGTGAGCCTTTCGCCGCAGCTGATAGCCGACCTTGAGCGCGTGGCTGGGCAGTTGCAACTACCGGGACTTTTCCAATGA
- a CDS encoding MFS transporter — translation MKKYQRITVVFLLLIGIVNYLDRSALSIANTSIQKDMMISPSQMGILLSAFSIAYAFAQLPMGMIIDRLGSKIALGASLLGWSVAQAAFGMVNSFAGFMGLRVLLGIGEAPMFPSAAKALSEWFDANERGTPTGVVWSSTCLGPCLAPPLLTLFMVNFGWRGMFIITGVIGVVLALCWLTFYKSKARFLAELAAEGKPLPSERQAAAATAPKASYFAGWLDLFKHRSTWGAVLGFMGVIYMLWLHLTWLPGYFEREHGLDLYKTAWVVSLAYGFGAAGTIVAGRFCDWLVRRGMSVLGSRKFSVITGLVLAALFTLPLSFVTGLTGCIMLLCLALFSINMASATAWMIVNTIVDSQRVASFGSIQNFGGYIAGSVAPIVTGFSIQYSGSFTTAFMISAVVALCSAVAYFLLLQAPIGSAKVEAGGMAGATEQA, via the coding sequence ATGAAGAAGTACCAGCGCATTACCGTCGTGTTCCTGCTGCTGATCGGCATCGTCAACTACCTGGACCGTAGTGCGCTGTCGATCGCCAACACCTCCATCCAGAAAGACATGATGATCAGCCCGTCGCAGATGGGCATCCTGTTGTCGGCGTTTTCCATTGCCTATGCCTTTGCCCAGTTGCCAATGGGCATGATCATCGACCGCCTGGGCAGCAAGATCGCCCTCGGCGCGTCGTTGCTGGGCTGGTCGGTTGCCCAGGCGGCGTTTGGCATGGTCAACAGTTTTGCCGGTTTCATGGGGCTGCGGGTGTTGCTGGGGATTGGCGAGGCGCCGATGTTCCCATCGGCGGCCAAAGCATTGTCAGAGTGGTTCGACGCCAACGAGCGCGGCACCCCGACCGGTGTGGTCTGGTCGTCGACCTGTCTTGGCCCCTGCCTGGCGCCGCCGTTGCTGACGCTGTTCATGGTCAACTTTGGCTGGCGCGGCATGTTCATCATTACCGGCGTGATCGGCGTGGTACTGGCGCTGTGCTGGCTGACCTTCTACAAGAGCAAGGCCCGTTTTCTGGCAGAGCTTGCCGCCGAAGGCAAACCGCTGCCGAGTGAGCGCCAGGCCGCCGCTGCAACCGCGCCGAAGGCTTCGTACTTTGCCGGCTGGCTTGATCTGTTCAAGCACCGCAGTACCTGGGGCGCGGTGTTGGGTTTCATGGGGGTGATCTACATGCTCTGGCTGCACCTGACCTGGCTGCCGGGCTACTTCGAGCGCGAGCATGGCCTGGACCTGTACAAGACCGCCTGGGTGGTGTCGCTGGCGTATGGCTTCGGTGCGGCGGGTACCATCGTTGCCGGGCGCTTCTGTGACTGGCTGGTAAGGCGTGGCATGAGCGTGCTGGGCAGCCGCAAGTTCAGTGTCATCACTGGCCTGGTGCTGGCAGCGCTGTTCACCTTGCCACTGTCGTTCGTCACCGGCCTGACGGGGTGCATCATGCTGCTTTGCCTGGCGCTGTTCAGCATCAATATGGCCAGTGCCACCGCCTGGATGATCGTCAACACCATTGTCGACAGCCAGCGCGTGGCCTCGTTTGGCTCGATCCAGAACTTCGGCGGTTACATCGCAGGCTCGGTGGCACCGATCGTGACGGGCTTCAGCATCCAGTACTCGGGCTCGTTCACCACAGCGTTCATGATCAGCGCGGTGGTGGCGCTGTGCTCGGCGGTGGCGTACTTCCTGCTGCTACAGGCACCCATTGGCAGTGCCAAGGTCGAGGCGGGCGGGATGGCTGGCGCAACTGAACAGGCGTGA
- a CDS encoding UxaA family hydrolase, with translation MQLIAKSGDPAVIRLNPLDNVVIARQALLPGVRLDAEAITVRQPIPSGHKLATEPVAQGQPLRRYGQIIGFASQAIDAGDHVHVHNVQMGDFARDYAFGVDTRSLPGSAAQFQGIVRADGRVATRNYIGILTSVNCSATVARAVADHFRRDIHPEVLADYPNVDGVVALTHSAGCAVDPSGEALGLLRRTLAGYAVHPNFAAVLIIGLGCETNQIETLLETQGLQASAQLRAFTIQGIGGTSKTIAAGIAQVKALLAEANQVRRQPVSARHLVVGLQCGGSDGYSGITANPALGNAVDRLVAAGGTAILSETPEIYGAEHLLTRRAVSREVGEKLVARIRWWEDYCQRMNAELNNNPSAGNKAGGLTTILEKSLGAVAKAGSSNLVDVYQYAQAVRAQGLVFMDTPGYDPVSATGQVAGGANLIAFTTGRGSAYGCAPAPSIKLATNNRVFEHQQEDMDVNCGGIADGSTSIEERGAFIFEQMLRIASGERSKSEQHGYGQNEFVPWQIGAVT, from the coding sequence ATGCAACTGATTGCCAAATCCGGTGACCCCGCCGTCATCCGCCTCAACCCTTTGGACAACGTCGTCATCGCCCGCCAGGCCCTGCTGCCAGGCGTGCGCCTGGATGCCGAGGCGATTACCGTGCGCCAGCCCATCCCTTCAGGCCACAAGCTCGCCACCGAGCCTGTGGCGCAAGGCCAGCCGTTGCGCCGTTACGGGCAGATCATCGGATTTGCGTCCCAGGCGATCGACGCTGGCGACCATGTGCATGTGCACAACGTGCAGATGGGCGATTTTGCCCGCGACTATGCGTTTGGTGTCGATACCCGCAGCCTGCCAGGCAGCGCCGCGCAGTTCCAGGGCATCGTGCGCGCCGATGGCCGTGTCGCCACCCGCAACTACATCGGCATTCTCACCTCGGTGAACTGTTCGGCGACCGTGGCCCGGGCCGTGGCCGACCATTTCCGCCGTGACATTCACCCCGAGGTGCTGGCCGACTACCCGAATGTCGACGGTGTGGTCGCCCTGACCCACAGTGCCGGTTGCGCAGTCGACCCGAGCGGTGAAGCCCTGGGCCTGTTGCGCCGCACCCTGGCCGGGTACGCCGTCCACCCCAACTTCGCTGCCGTGCTGATCATCGGCCTGGGCTGCGAAACCAACCAGATCGAAACCCTGCTGGAAACCCAGGGCCTGCAGGCGAGTGCGCAACTGCGCGCCTTTACCATCCAAGGGATCGGGGGCACTTCGAAAACCATCGCTGCCGGTATCGCCCAGGTCAAGGCGCTGTTGGCCGAGGCCAATCAGGTACGGCGCCAGCCGGTCAGTGCCCGCCACCTGGTGGTCGGCCTGCAGTGCGGCGGCTCAGATGGCTATTCGGGGATCACCGCCAACCCGGCACTGGGCAATGCCGTTGACCGCCTGGTGGCCGCCGGTGGTACCGCCATTCTCTCCGAAACCCCGGAAATCTATGGTGCCGAGCACTTGCTCACGCGCCGCGCGGTAAGCCGTGAGGTGGGGGAGAAGCTGGTGGCGCGCATTCGCTGGTGGGAAGACTACTGCCAGCGTATGAACGCCGAATTGAACAACAACCCCTCGGCCGGCAACAAGGCAGGGGGGCTGACCACTATCCTCGAGAAATCCCTGGGCGCAGTGGCCAAGGCAGGCTCCAGCAACCTGGTCGATGTGTATCAGTACGCGCAAGCCGTGCGTGCCCAGGGCCTGGTGTTCATGGACACCCCCGGCTACGACCCGGTCTCGGCCACCGGTCAGGTGGCCGGCGGGGCCAACCTGATCGCCTTCACCACCGGCCGCGGCTCGGCCTACGGCTGTGCCCCGGCGCCATCGATCAAGCTGGCAACCAACAACCGGGTGTTCGAGCACCAGCAAGAGGACATGGACGTCAATTGCGGCGGCATCGCCGATGGCTCCACCAGCATCGAGGAGCGCGGCGCATTCATCTTCGAGCAGATGCTGCGCATTGCCTCCGGGGAACGCAGCAAGAGCGAACAGCACGGCTACGGGCAAAACGAGTTCGTCCCGTGGCAGATCGGCGCCGTGACCTGA
- a CDS encoding LysR family transcriptional regulator — translation MPPDMTHSSFCNWIRYKHLVLIDTLARTRNMHATATRMNLSQPALSKMLRDLEEQFGFALFERLPRSMPPTELGEYVVRYAQGALAESQQFVDQVNRLRNGGHGFIRVGGIFAATALVLPQAIAAIKARSPLLSIEVVEHSSDHLLTMLEQNKLDIMIGRFTEERFGQLFDFQPLEPEPFSLVVNSEHPLNQLDNTPLEALGDWPWVLYPVGTPIRNRLEQAFRVAGIATPADCVETISMPMFLQLLQSAPMIAMLPRSMVAAQLASGQFKELRSPLQVPALEYGVVTRKDEPLSASARAFVEILLEGAQRRRQSSEDTAFCP, via the coding sequence ATGCCGCCGGACATGACCCATTCCAGCTTTTGCAACTGGATCCGCTACAAGCACCTGGTGTTGATCGACACGCTAGCGCGCACGCGCAACATGCACGCCACCGCCACGCGCATGAACCTCAGCCAGCCGGCGCTCAGCAAAATGCTGCGTGACCTTGAGGAGCAGTTCGGCTTTGCCCTGTTCGAGCGCCTGCCGCGCAGCATGCCACCCACCGAGTTGGGTGAATACGTGGTGCGGTACGCCCAGGGTGCCCTGGCCGAGTCGCAACAGTTCGTCGACCAGGTCAACCGCCTGCGCAACGGCGGGCACGGTTTCATCCGCGTTGGCGGGATCTTTGCCGCGACCGCATTGGTATTGCCGCAGGCCATCGCCGCCATCAAGGCGCGAAGCCCGTTACTGTCGATTGAAGTGGTGGAGCATTCCAGCGATCACCTGCTGACCATGCTCGAGCAGAACAAGCTGGACATCATGATTGGCCGCTTCACCGAGGAACGCTTCGGTCAGCTGTTCGACTTCCAGCCGCTGGAGCCCGAACCCTTCAGCCTGGTGGTGAACAGCGAGCACCCGCTCAACCAGCTCGATAACACACCGCTTGAAGCGCTAGGCGATTGGCCGTGGGTGCTGTACCCGGTGGGTACGCCCATCCGCAACCGCCTGGAGCAGGCGTTCCGGGTGGCCGGAATCGCCACGCCTGCCGACTGCGTGGAGACCATCTCCATGCCGATGTTCCTGCAGTTGCTGCAATCGGCACCGATGATTGCCATGCTGCCGCGCTCGATGGTGGCCGCGCAGTTGGCCAGCGGGCAGTTCAAGGAGCTGCGCAGCCCTTTGCAGGTGCCCGCGCTGGAGTATGGTGTGGTCACCCGCAAGGATGAACCGCTCAGCGCCTCCGCCAGGGCGTTTGTCGAGATTCTGCTGGAGGGCGCGCAACGCCGGCGGCAATCTTCGGAAGACACTGCGTTCTGCCCCTAG
- a CDS encoding LysR family transcriptional regulator, which produces MSRLPPDKAQAPASLGALKISSRQITLLNALGEFGNLRRAAAAMHTTQPAASLLLQQLEERLGVRLFERLPRGMQATLYGEVMIRYAQNALHEFDHAQAQIAELARGALGLVRVGSVMGPVPGVLTKAVLAYKRDQPKVRISLEVGTSDTLLPALLRGDFDMVVGRLPDQSDSQELNIELFDGGEQMRIIARAGHPLATATGLQLADLVSLTWILHPIGSPMRRRVESALQAGGMVQSLDIVETASILATTAMLEASEMIAVVPNDVAQHYARYGMVAVLPVELPLAMANLGVLTLRSRPNSVALDTLLRYLRAQ; this is translated from the coding sequence ATGTCTCGCTTGCCACCTGACAAGGCTCAGGCGCCTGCCAGCCTCGGTGCCTTGAAGATTTCCAGCCGTCAGATCACGTTGCTCAATGCGCTGGGCGAATTCGGCAACCTGCGCCGCGCCGCCGCCGCGATGCACACCACGCAACCGGCCGCCAGCCTGTTGCTACAGCAGCTTGAGGAGCGCCTGGGGGTACGTCTGTTCGAGCGCCTGCCCCGGGGGATGCAAGCGACGCTGTATGGCGAGGTGATGATTCGCTATGCGCAAAACGCATTGCATGAGTTCGATCATGCCCAGGCGCAAATCGCCGAACTGGCGCGCGGAGCCTTGGGCCTGGTGCGGGTGGGCAGCGTCATGGGCCCGGTACCAGGCGTGCTGACCAAGGCGGTGCTGGCCTACAAGCGCGACCAGCCCAAGGTGCGTATCTCGCTGGAGGTGGGCACCAGCGACACCTTGCTGCCGGCCTTGCTACGCGGTGATTTCGATATGGTGGTGGGGCGCCTGCCGGACCAGAGTGACAGCCAGGAACTGAATATCGAGCTGTTCGACGGCGGTGAGCAGATGCGCATAATTGCTCGCGCAGGTCATCCCTTGGCGACAGCCACAGGGCTGCAGTTGGCCGACCTGGTGAGCTTGACGTGGATCTTGCACCCCATCGGCAGCCCGATGCGCCGTCGCGTCGAAAGCGCATTGCAGGCCGGCGGCATGGTGCAGTCGCTGGATATCGTCGAAACCGCTTCGATCCTGGCGACCACTGCCATGCTCGAAGCGTCCGAAATGATTGCGGTGGTGCCCAATGACGTGGCCCAGCATTATGCCCGCTATGGCATGGTCGCCGTCCTGCCGGTGGAGTTGCCACTGGCGATGGCCAACCTCGGCGTGCTGACCCTGCGCTCGCGGCCCAACTCGGTTGCCCTTGATACCTTGCTGCGTTACCTGCGGGCACAATAA
- a CDS encoding VRR-NUC domain-containing protein, producing the protein MIAHSVDDPFYYLHNFRQVVLWVEQRYQDLLDDQELAFIRAFSQLQAPAQALMVRMVMRKGELFRSDRLDYAEIGDTALALQPLLALGWVREPEQLDLEQLFALLRKEELARCFARQLNRPRAAKHELLAQLQPLALAARSLVEWFPDSDVRILQWCLQPLCDRIRLLFFGNLYQDWSDFVLADLGLLRYEQVPFSPDSRALQQRDDVDLAMALHHCAERLEQGGDPLPILATLQGLHSSNPWLARRHARLQFAVGQQCERLGEWDLATAVYAQCNHPQARIRQVRVLERSEQWHQAHARALQLAAAPANALEEQALQRMLPRLARKLGGPPQRRQRTTPLELIELELPRGDAALGVEEAVRQHLMQEGGQAHYVENTLFNSLFGLLCWEAIFAPVPGAFFNPFQAAPQDLHDSDFQQRRSALFERCLGRLDEGSHRQAILDCYVAKQGLQSPFVSWSMLSEELLEQALACLPAAALKQCFLRLLQDIRSNRAGMPDLIQFWPEQGRYRMVEVKGPGDRLQDNQLRWLAFCRQHGLPVAVCHVRWSETP; encoded by the coding sequence GTGATCGCCCATTCCGTCGACGACCCGTTCTACTACCTGCATAACTTCCGCCAGGTCGTGCTGTGGGTCGAACAGCGCTACCAGGACCTGCTGGATGACCAGGAACTGGCCTTCATCCGTGCCTTCAGTCAACTGCAAGCGCCAGCCCAGGCCTTGATGGTGCGCATGGTGATGCGCAAAGGCGAGTTGTTTCGCAGCGATCGGCTCGACTACGCCGAAATCGGCGATACTGCGCTGGCGCTGCAGCCGTTGCTGGCCCTCGGCTGGGTACGGGAGCCCGAGCAACTGGACCTTGAGCAGCTGTTCGCGTTGCTGCGCAAGGAAGAACTGGCCCGCTGCTTCGCCCGGCAACTGAACCGCCCGCGCGCGGCCAAGCATGAGTTGTTGGCACAGCTGCAACCCCTGGCGCTGGCAGCCCGGTCACTGGTCGAATGGTTTCCTGACAGCGATGTGCGCATCCTCCAGTGGTGCCTGCAACCTTTGTGCGACCGCATACGCCTGCTGTTTTTCGGCAACCTGTACCAGGACTGGTCAGACTTCGTCCTCGCCGACCTGGGCTTGCTGCGTTACGAGCAGGTGCCGTTCAGCCCTGATTCGCGTGCCTTGCAGCAACGTGACGATGTCGACCTGGCCATGGCGCTGCACCATTGCGCCGAGCGCCTGGAGCAGGGCGGCGACCCCCTGCCGATCCTTGCCACCCTGCAGGGCCTGCACAGCAGCAACCCCTGGCTGGCCCGGCGCCATGCGCGGCTGCAATTCGCCGTGGGCCAACAATGCGAGCGGCTGGGTGAATGGGACCTGGCCACGGCGGTGTATGCGCAATGCAACCATCCCCAGGCGCGCATTCGCCAGGTGAGGGTGCTGGAGCGCAGCGAACAGTGGCACCAGGCCCATGCACGGGCGTTGCAACTGGCAGCGGCACCTGCCAATGCGCTGGAGGAGCAGGCGCTGCAACGCATGCTGCCACGCCTGGCGCGCAAGCTCGGCGGCCCGCCACAGCGGCGCCAGCGCACCACGCCGCTGGAACTGATAGAGCTCGAACTGCCCCGCGGGGACGCTGCGCTGGGCGTTGAAGAAGCCGTGCGTCAGCACCTGATGCAAGAGGGGGGGCAGGCGCATTACGTGGAGAACACGCTGTTCAACAGCCTGTTTGGCCTGTTGTGCTGGGAGGCCATCTTCGCCCCGGTGCCCGGCGCATTTTTCAACCCGTTCCAGGCCGCGCCACAGGACCTGCACGACAGCGACTTCCAGCAGCGGCGCAGTGCGCTGTTCGAACGCTGCCTCGGGCGGCTCGACGAGGGTAGCCATCGCCAGGCGATTCTCGACTGCTACGTGGCCAAACAGGGATTGCAGTCGCCGTTCGTGTCCTGGTCCATGCTCAGCGAGGAACTGCTGGAGCAGGCCTTGGCGTGCCTGCCGGCCGCAGCGCTCAAGCAATGTTTCCTGCGCCTGTTGCAGGACATTCGCAGCAACCGTGCCGGCATGCCCGACCTGATTCAGTTCTGGCCCGAGCAGGGCCGTTATCGCATGGTCGAGGTCAAGGGGCCCGGTGACCGCCTGCAGGACAACCAACTGCGCTGGCTGGCGTTCTGCAGGCAACACGGCCTGCCGGTCGCGGTGTGCCACGTGCGCTGGAGCGAAACACCTTGA
- a CDS encoding fumarylacetoacetate hydrolase family protein, with translation MTDRTNANQPLPLSHDASVFDRGSWVGRVWLPEQGPAVVLVKAGAVYDISTHVATVSALLEVDDPVAYLRALPLAEPLIALPALLGNSDPTRRTPHQPWLLAPIDLQAVKAAGVTFATSLLERVVEEQAKGDPAKADAIRDTLASRIGADLSQIVPGSAQAEALRKVLVEQGLWSQYLEVGIGPDAEVFTKAQPLSAVGHGADIGIHPKSSWNNPEPEVVLAVSSNGSIKGAMLGNDVNLRDFEGRSALLLSKAKDNNASTALGPLLRLFDESFGLDDVRAAEVDLRVEGEDGFILSGRSSMRQISRDPQDLVQQTLNENHQYPDGLVLFLGTLFAPKQDRDQPGNGFTHKPGDVVSISNPQLGTLCNRVTTSDLAPQWDFGLRALIDNLGRRGLLEVAATARPL, from the coding sequence ATGACTGATCGAACGAACGCCAATCAACCGCTGCCACTGAGCCATGATGCCAGCGTTTTCGACCGCGGCAGCTGGGTAGGGCGCGTCTGGTTGCCGGAGCAGGGGCCGGCGGTGGTGCTGGTGAAAGCCGGCGCCGTCTACGATATCAGCACCCACGTGGCGACCGTCTCGGCGCTGCTGGAAGTGGACGATCCGGTGGCCTACCTGCGTGCCTTGCCGCTGGCCGAACCCTTGATTGCACTGCCGGCATTGCTGGGCAACAGCGATCCCACACGGCGCACCCCGCACCAGCCGTGGCTGCTGGCGCCGATCGACCTGCAAGCGGTGAAGGCCGCTGGTGTGACCTTCGCCACCAGCCTGCTGGAGCGTGTGGTAGAAGAACAGGCCAAGGGCGACCCGGCCAAGGCCGACGCCATCCGTGACACCCTGGCCAGCCGCATCGGCGCCGACCTGTCGCAGATCGTGCCCGGCTCGGCTCAGGCCGAAGCGCTGCGCAAGGTGCTGGTAGAGCAGGGCCTGTGGTCGCAGTACCTGGAGGTGGGTATCGGCCCGGATGCCGAAGTGTTCACCAAGGCCCAACCGCTGTCCGCGGTTGGCCACGGCGCCGACATCGGCATCCACCCCAAGTCCAGCTGGAACAACCCAGAGCCGGAAGTGGTGCTGGCCGTGTCGAGCAATGGCAGCATCAAGGGCGCCATGCTCGGCAACGACGTCAACCTGCGCGACTTCGAAGGGCGTAGTGCGTTGCTGCTGTCCAAGGCCAAGGACAACAACGCTTCCACTGCACTGGGCCCGCTGCTGCGGTTGTTCGACGAAAGCTTCGGCCTGGACGATGTGCGTGCTGCCGAGGTGGACCTGCGGGTGGAAGGCGAGGACGGCTTTATCCTCTCCGGGCGCAGTTCCATGCGCCAGATCAGCCGTGACCCGCAAGACCTGGTGCAGCAAACCCTCAACGAAAACCACCAGTACCCTGACGGCCTGGTGCTGTTCCTCGGTACCCTGTTCGCCCCCAAGCAGGACCGCGATCAGCCGGGTAACGGCTTTACCCACAAACCGGGAGACGTGGTGAGCATCAGCAACCCGCAACTGGGTACCCTGTGCAACCGCGTGACCACCAGCGATCTGGCACCGCAGTGGGACTTCGGCCTGCGCGCGTTGATCGACAACCTCGGCCGACGTGGCCTGCTGGAGGTCGCGGCCACCGCCCGCCCGCTTTGA
- a CDS encoding L-fuconate dehydratase: MSIRITHLSVRDIRFPTSLSLDGSDAMNSAPDYSAAYVVLHTDAAALEGHGLTFTIGRGNEICAAAVQSLAPLIVGLTLEEISADMGAFWHRFTVSDSQLRWLGPEKGVIHLATAAIINAVWDLWAKHEGKPVWKLLADMTPEQLVRCLDFSYVTDVLTPEEAIALLRRQAPGKAEREAHMLREGYPGYTTAPGWLGYSEEKMRKLAREAVADGWTHIKQKIGADLEEDIRRASILRDEIGWERTLMMDANQVWGVEESVANMRRLAAFEPLWIEEPTSPDDILGHATIRQRIAPIGVATGEHCHNRVMFKQMFQAGALDFCQLDAARLGGLNEVLIVLLMAAKYDVPVCPHGGGVGLCEYVQNIALFDYIAVSASLHNRVLEYVDHLHEHFIDPVVIHRGRYMPPQRPGYSIEMHAETLERYQYPNGAVWLDINRS, from the coding sequence ATGAGCATACGCATTACCCACCTGAGCGTTCGCGATATCCGTTTCCCCACTTCGCTGTCGCTGGATGGCTCCGACGCCATGAACAGTGCCCCCGACTATTCGGCGGCCTACGTGGTGCTGCACACCGACGCTGCCGCCCTCGAAGGCCACGGCCTGACCTTCACCATCGGCCGTGGCAACGAAATATGCGCAGCAGCGGTGCAGTCGCTGGCCCCCTTGATCGTCGGCCTTACGCTCGAAGAAATCAGCGCCGACATGGGCGCTTTCTGGCATCGCTTTACCGTCAGCGACAGCCAGTTGCGCTGGCTGGGCCCGGAAAAGGGCGTGATCCACCTGGCCACCGCCGCCATCATCAACGCAGTGTGGGACCTGTGGGCCAAGCACGAAGGCAAGCCCGTGTGGAAACTGCTGGCCGACATGACGCCGGAGCAGCTGGTGCGCTGCCTGGACTTCAGCTACGTCACCGACGTGCTCACCCCCGAAGAGGCCATCGCCCTGCTGCGCCGCCAGGCGCCGGGCAAAGCCGAGCGCGAGGCACACATGCTGCGTGAAGGCTACCCCGGGTACACCACTGCCCCGGGCTGGCTGGGCTACAGCGAAGAGAAAATGCGCAAACTGGCCCGCGAGGCCGTGGCAGACGGCTGGACCCACATCAAACAGAAGATCGGGGCCGACCTGGAAGAAGACATCCGCCGCGCCAGCATCCTGCGCGACGAAATCGGCTGGGAACGCACCCTGATGATGGATGCCAACCAAGTGTGGGGCGTCGAAGAGTCGGTGGCCAACATGCGCCGCCTGGCCGCATTCGAACCGCTTTGGATCGAAGAACCGACCAGCCCCGATGACATTCTTGGCCACGCCACCATTCGCCAGCGCATTGCGCCAATCGGTGTCGCCACCGGTGAGCATTGCCACAACCGGGTGATGTTCAAGCAGATGTTCCAGGCCGGTGCACTGGACTTCTGCCAGCTGGACGCAGCCCGCCTGGGTGGCCTGAACGAGGTCCTGATCGTGCTGCTGATGGCCGCCAAGTACGACGTGCCGGTCTGCCCGCACGGCGGTGGCGTCGGGCTGTGCGAATATGTGCAGAACATCGCGCTTTTCGACTACATCGCGGTTTCTGCCTCGCTGCACAACCGGGTGCTGGAGTACGTCGACCACCTGCACGAGCACTTCATCGACCCGGTGGTGATCCATCGCGGGCGCTACATGCCGCCACAACGCCCTGGCTACAGCATCGAGATGCACGCTGAGACCCTGGAACGTTACCAGTACCCCAACGGCGCCGTGTGGCTCGACATCAACCGTTCCTGA